From the genome of Xyrauchen texanus isolate HMW12.3.18 chromosome 22, RBS_HiC_50CHRs, whole genome shotgun sequence, one region includes:
- the LOC127662095 gene encoding paired box protein Pax-9-like, whose protein sequence is MEPAFGEVNQLGGVFVNGRPLPNAIRLRIVELAQLGIRPCDISRQLRVSHGCVSKILARYNETGSILPGAIGGSKPRVTTPSVVKQIRTYKQRDPGIFAWEIRDRLLADGVCDKFNLPSVSSISRILRNKIGNLSQQNQYESTKQGPHHQPQHTLPYNHLYSYPTPIGATGTKVPTPQGMHTLPGHMAMHRIWPSSHSVTDILGIRSITEQQISDSPSFSSAKLEEWSSNNRSHFSPASSTLVSGVDKPHLEPEAKYTQMPNGLPTVNSYVTAPSIHPSHPPTQVSPYMGYSGTTSAYVTGPIWQPHSGSALSPHSCDITAPLAFKSMAAMQDSVHPITASAL, encoded by the exons ATGG AGCCAGCCTTTGGGGAGGTGAACCAGCTAGGTGGTGTTTTTGTGAACGGAAGACCCCTGCCCAATGCCATCCGGCTCAGGATAGTAGAGCTGGCCCAGCTGGGCATCAGGCCTTGCGACATCAGCAGGCAGCTCCGCGTCTCTCACGGCTGTGTAAGCAAGATTCTGGCCCGGTACAACGAGACCGGTTCGATACTCCCAGGCGCAATCGGCGGCAGCAAGCCAAGGGTCACGACCCCGTCCGTGGTCAAGCAAATTCGGACTTACAAGCAACGGGACCCTGGCATTTTCGCTTGGGAGATTCGAGACAGACTGCTCGCCGACGGTGTGTGTGATAAATTCAATCTGCCCTCTGTCAGCTCGATCAGTAGGATTCTCCGCAACAAGATTGGAAATCTGTCTCAACAGAACCAGTACGAGTCGACCAAACAGGGCCCTCATCACCAGCCACAACACACCCTGCCATACAACCACCTGTACTCGTATCCGACTCCAATCGGAGCCACTGGGACTAAAGTACCGACTCCGCAAGGCATGCACACTCTTCCTGGACACATGGCAATGCATAGGATATGGCCTTCCTCTCATTCTGTTACAGATATTCTGGGCATTCGATCAATAACGGAGCAGCAAA TTAGTGACAGTCCGTCCTTTTCCAGCGCCAAACTGGAAGAATGGAGCTCTAATAACAGGAGTCATTTTTCGCCAGCGAGTTCTACTCTAGTCAGTGGTGTGGATAAGCCTCACTTAGAACCTGAAGCAAAATACACACAG ATGCCGAATGGATTGCCCACAGTGAACAGTTATGTCACAGCTCCCAGCATCCATCCTTCCCACCCTCCCACCCAAGTGTCACCCTACATGGGGTACAGCGGCACCACGTCGGCCTATGTGACCGGCCCCATATGGCAGCCGCACAGTGGCAGTGCTCTCTCTCCCCACAGCTGTGACATCACCGCCCCACTGGCCTTCAAGAGCATGGCTGCCATGCAAGACTCTGTCCATCCCATTACCGCCTCTGCTCTTTAA